From Polyodon spathula isolate WHYD16114869_AA chromosome 24, ASM1765450v1, whole genome shotgun sequence, one genomic window encodes:
- the LOC121299108 gene encoding sorting nexin-1-like: MADESERVPPPFPESEQRETDPADGESDEDSDDFEGEDIFTGNSQPSEPKKDPFPPATASTTTSSNTKTNGLHSGDEEQDIFAEATVELALDSPLNNRKREPAQAKLSASGSSLTVTGPSTLKPPPAKTFEELEEEEEKEDTFELNIAVTNPEKVGDGINAYMAYKVSTQTNLPVFKCKTYTVKRRFSDFLGLYEKLSEKHSQNGYIVPPPPEKSILGMTKVKVGKEDSSSVEFVERRRASLERYLQKVVSHPSLLQDPDVREFLEKDELPRAVGTQALSGAGFLKMINRATDAVSKMTIKMNESDIWFEEKLLEVESEDQHLRKLLSVVETLVNHRKELSSNTAMFAKSVAMLGSSEDNTALSRALSQLAEVEDKIEQLHQDQACNDFFILAELFADYIRLLTAVRGSFDHRMKAWQRWQDAQTTLQKKRENEAKLLWANKPDKLQQAKDEISEWESKVTQCERDFERVSATVRKEVLRFEKEKAMDFKNQLVRYLETLVRSQQQLIKYWEAFLPEAKAIA, translated from the exons ATGGCAGACGAGTCGGAGCGGGTTCCTCCTCCTTTTCCAGAATCGGAGCAGCGGGAGACGGATCCAGCGGACGGGGAAAGCGACGAGGATAGCGACGACTTTGAGGGAGAGGACATCTTTACCGGCAAT AGCCAACCATCGGAGCCTAAAAAAGACCCCTTCCCACCAGCCACCGCCTCTACCACCACCAGCAGCAACACAAAGACCAATGGACTGCATTCAGGCGATGAAGAGCAGGATATATTTGCAG AGGCCACCGTAGAGCTGGCTCTGGACAGTCCTCTCAATAATAGAAAGAGAGAGCCCGCTCAGGCCAAACTGTCAGCATCTGGGTCCTCCCTTACCGTCACGGGGCCAAGCACTTTGAAACCACCACCGGCCAAAACCTTTGAGGAG ctagaggaagaggaggaaaagGAGGACACATTTGAATTGAATATTGCAGTTACCAATCCTGAGAAAGttg GGGATGGTATAAACGCATATATGGCTTATAAAGTCTCAACTCAG ACCAATTTACCAGTGTTCAAGTGTAAGACGTATACAGTAAAGAGGCGGTTCAGTGATTTCCTTGGATTATACGAGAAGCTCTCTGAAAAGCACTCGCAAAATGGATACATTGTACCCCCGCCTCCAGAGAAGAGCATACTTG GGATGACCAAAGTGAAAGTGGGGAAAGAGGACTCCTCCTCTGTGGAGTTTGTGGAAAGGAGACGTGCGTCACTAGAAAG ATATCTTCAGAAAGTTGTCAGTCACCCATCATTATTGCAAGATCCAGACGTCAGGGAGTTTTTGGAGAAAGATGAG TTACCCCGCGCTGTGGGTACCCAGGCGTTGAGCGGAGCTGGCTTCCTCAAGATGATAAACCGAGCTACCGACGCAGTCAGCAAGATGACTATTAAGATGAATGAGTCTGATATT tggtttgAAGAGAAGCTGCTGGAGGTGGAAAGTGAAGACCAACATCTGCGTAAACTTCTCTCTGTTGTGGAAACCCTTGTAAACCACAGGAAGG AGCTCTCCAGCAATACGGCTATGTTTGCGAAGAGTGTGGCGATGCTGGGCAGCTCGGAGGACAACACGGCTCTGTCCCGGGCTCTGTCCCAGCTGGCTGAGGTGGAGGACAAGATCGAGCAGCTTCACCAGGACCAGGCCTGCAACGACTTCTTCATCTTGGCAGAGCTGTTCGCAGACTACATCCGCCTCCTCACTGCCGTGAGG GGCTCATTTGACCATCGAATGAAAGCTTGGCAACGATGGCAAGATGCTCAGACTACACTGCAGAAGAAACGTGAAAACGAAGCCAAGCTGCTGTGGGCAAACAAACCTGACAAGCTGCAGCAGGCCAAAGACGAGATCTCCGAG TGGGAGTCTAAAGTaacacagtgtgagagagactTTGAGAGGGTTTCGGCTACAGTGCGGAAAGAGGTTCTCCGATTTGAG AAAGAGAAAGCCATGGATTTCAAGAACCAGCTAGTGAGATATCTTGAAACGCTTGTACGCTCGCAACAGCAG CTTATTAAATACTGGGAAGCATTTCTACCAGAAGCAAAAGCAATCGCTTAA